A window from Nitrospirota bacterium encodes these proteins:
- the rpoD gene encoding RNA polymerase sigma factor RpoD: protein MAKPELLGEVKRLISIGKEKGFLTYDELNSTLPAEVVSSEQFGSIMTMFGEMDIEIVDAPEGERIRKARDTEEATEDAEEAEVEAGTGAGEESEKEEKEIDLTPGALSRTDDPVRLYLKEMGSVALLSREGEIEIAKRIEEGKKDIASVIYGMPMTIEFVLALYDQLKNGTIDVREIVPIVETEEEFEEEQIQRDYEELRVKTLEGLNSVRKISTSLKSLYEVVRHANSDPVKQKKIKKQIDTIRDQVVEKMESVNLHGVLKDRMVQRVRELAIQIRTAEREIVSCQRRLGISGEAGAEALKKLGLARKDFLAVKRKTSCSEEALNEIKKLYQAAKGRILRLETEEALVSAAEIKDAVKHLDVAEDKVKRGKAELVEANLRLVVSIAKKYTNRGLQFLDLIQEGNIGLMKAVDKFEYKRGYKFSTYATWWIRQAITRAIADQARTIRIPVHMIETINKLIRTSRHLVQKLGREPTPEEIAERMDLPLDKVRKILKIAREPISLETPIGEEEDSHLGDFIEDKKAVSPLEAAIRYDLQRQINSALETLTPREEKVLRKRFGIGEATDHTLEEVGQDFEVTRERIRQIEAKALRKLRHPSRSKKLRSFVESL, encoded by the coding sequence ATGGCCAAACCAGAATTGCTCGGGGAAGTGAAGAGGCTGATCTCGATTGGAAAAGAGAAAGGCTTTTTGACGTACGACGAGCTGAACAGCACGTTGCCAGCTGAAGTGGTGTCCTCCGAGCAGTTCGGCAGCATCATGACGATGTTCGGTGAAATGGATATCGAGATTGTCGATGCACCGGAAGGGGAGCGGATCAGAAAAGCCCGGGATACTGAAGAGGCAACTGAAGATGCCGAGGAAGCCGAGGTTGAAGCCGGCACCGGCGCAGGGGAGGAGAGTGAAAAGGAAGAGAAAGAGATCGATCTCACTCCCGGTGCGCTCAGCCGGACCGATGATCCGGTCCGGCTCTACCTCAAAGAGATGGGCAGCGTGGCATTGTTGAGTCGCGAGGGCGAAATCGAGATCGCGAAACGCATCGAAGAGGGAAAGAAGGACATCGCTTCGGTAATTTATGGGATGCCGATGACGATTGAGTTTGTCCTTGCCCTGTACGATCAGCTCAAGAATGGGACCATCGATGTGCGTGAGATCGTTCCCATTGTCGAGACCGAAGAAGAGTTCGAGGAAGAGCAAATCCAGCGAGACTATGAAGAACTGCGGGTCAAGACCCTCGAAGGGCTGAACTCCGTCCGGAAAATCTCGACCTCACTCAAAAGCCTTTATGAAGTTGTTCGGCATGCCAACAGTGACCCCGTCAAGCAGAAGAAGATCAAAAAGCAGATCGATACGATTCGCGATCAGGTCGTGGAGAAGATGGAGTCCGTCAACCTGCACGGCGTATTGAAGGACCGGATGGTGCAGCGTGTGAGGGAGTTGGCCATTCAGATACGAACTGCGGAGCGAGAGATCGTCAGTTGTCAGAGGCGGCTTGGGATCAGCGGTGAAGCCGGCGCTGAGGCTCTTAAGAAGCTCGGCCTCGCGCGGAAAGATTTCCTCGCGGTCAAACGTAAGACGAGCTGTTCGGAGGAGGCACTCAACGAAATTAAGAAACTATACCAAGCGGCAAAGGGGAGGATCCTCAGACTGGAAACCGAAGAGGCCCTCGTGTCCGCTGCAGAGATTAAAGATGCGGTCAAACATCTAGATGTGGCGGAAGACAAGGTCAAGCGCGGGAAGGCCGAGCTGGTTGAGGCGAATCTTCGTCTCGTCGTGAGTATCGCCAAGAAATATACGAACCGGGGCCTTCAATTCCTTGACCTGATCCAGGAAGGCAATATTGGCCTGATGAAGGCCGTGGATAAGTTCGAGTACAAGCGCGGCTACAAGTTCAGTACCTATGCCACCTGGTGGATTCGCCAAGCGATTACCCGCGCGATTGCCGATCAAGCACGGACCATCCGTATCCCAGTCCATATGATAGAGACGATCAACAAACTGATTCGAACCTCCCGTCATCTGGTCCAGAAACTCGGGCGGGAACCGACGCCGGAGGAAATTGCCGAACGCATGGACCTGCCGCTCGATAAAGTGCGGAAGATTTTGAAAATCGCACGCGAGCCAATTTCTCTGGAGACTCCGATCGGTGAGGAGGAAGACAGCCATTTAGGCGATTTTATCGAGGACAAGAAGGCAGTTTCTCCTCTGGAGGCCGCAATCCGGTACGACCTCCAACGCCAGATCAACAGTGCGCTGGAAACATTGACGCCACGGGAAGAGAAGGTTCTACGGAAACGGTTCGGCATCGGCGAAGCCACCGACCATACCCTCGAAGAGGTTGGCCAGGATTTCGAAGTGACCCGCGAGCGTATCCGGCAGATCGAGGCCAAGGCCTTGCGCAAGCTGCGTCATCCAAGTCGGAGCAAGAAGCTACGCAGCTTCGTGGAAAGTCTGTGA
- the rnhC gene encoding ribonuclease HIII: protein MTKTTEKTRIERIGIDESGKGDYFGPLVIAAVFVDATTQDELTLMQVRDSKKISDGRILDMAPDIRMICPHSIIAIGPQRYNELYAKIHNLNRLLAWGHAKALETLLDRVSCERAIADQFGDERLILNALQEKGRTITLEQRHKAESDLAVAAASILARAEFLQRLKRLSDEIGTTLPKGASPAVELAGRMIVKKHGEERLGSVAKLHFKTTQAVLRERD, encoded by the coding sequence GTGACCAAAACCACTGAAAAAACCCGCATTGAGCGAATCGGTATTGATGAGTCCGGCAAAGGGGACTATTTTGGTCCCCTGGTCATCGCCGCCGTCTTTGTCGATGCGACGACACAGGATGAACTGACTCTCATGCAGGTGCGGGACAGCAAGAAAATTTCCGACGGCCGCATTCTCGACATGGCGCCTGACATCCGGATGATTTGCCCGCATAGCATTATCGCGATCGGCCCGCAGCGATACAACGAACTGTACGCGAAGATCCACAACTTGAATCGCCTGCTGGCCTGGGGACATGCCAAAGCCCTCGAGACTCTCCTAGACAGGGTTTCATGTGAGCGCGCAATTGCCGATCAGTTCGGCGACGAACGGTTGATTCTCAACGCACTACAGGAAAAGGGGCGCACCATCACTCTGGAACAACGGCATAAGGCCGAGTCCGACCTGGCCGTGGCCGCTGCGTCGATCCTGGCCCGTGCAGAATTCCTTCAGCGATTGAAACGTCTCTCGGATGAGATCGGCACAACGTTGCCCAAAGGCGCATCACCAGCCGTTGAGCTGGCCGGACGCATGATCGTGAAGAAGCATGGAGAGGAGCGACTGGGGTCAGTTGCCAAACTCCACTTCAAAACGACGCAGGCTGTTTTGAGAGAAAGAGATTAG
- a CDS encoding M48 family metallopeptidase — protein MQAWRLFSPGAVVIVVGIGMMVVSGCETNPYTGRSQLLMTSVSEEMQLGAQAYSQVKNDPKLRQSQDPREIEPVKRIAARIIEAAKRSKYAEMAQQFQWEVTVIKDDKTANAFALPGGKMAVYTGIFPMAKTEAGLAAVMGHEVVHALARHGAERMSQGQLTNVGLQVVGAAAGATGGGGTLGQAAMAALGVGAQVGVLLPFSRKHESEADYVGILLAADAGYDPREAVALWERMGQMSGGAPSEFLSTHPSHETRITQLKRWMPEAMAIYQTRPPAPAALLPSVQ, from the coding sequence ATGCAGGCATGGAGGTTGTTCTCGCCTGGAGCGGTGGTAATTGTCGTGGGAATCGGGATGATGGTGGTCAGTGGGTGCGAAACGAATCCCTACACAGGGCGATCACAGTTGTTGATGACTTCAGTATCAGAGGAGATGCAATTAGGCGCACAGGCCTATAGTCAAGTGAAGAACGATCCCAAGCTCCGGCAGTCGCAAGATCCGCGAGAGATCGAACCGGTCAAGCGGATCGCTGCCAGGATTATAGAGGCGGCGAAACGATCGAAATATGCTGAGATGGCACAGCAGTTTCAATGGGAAGTGACGGTGATCAAGGATGACAAGACGGCAAATGCCTTTGCGCTGCCCGGCGGCAAGATGGCGGTCTATACCGGTATTTTTCCCATGGCCAAGACTGAAGCAGGGTTAGCCGCCGTCATGGGACATGAAGTCGTCCATGCGCTGGCTCGGCATGGTGCGGAACGGATGAGCCAGGGCCAGCTGACGAATGTGGGACTTCAGGTCGTTGGCGCGGCAGCCGGCGCCACAGGCGGAGGGGGGACGTTGGGGCAAGCGGCGATGGCGGCGTTAGGTGTCGGGGCACAAGTCGGTGTACTATTGCCCTTCAGTCGAAAGCACGAATCGGAGGCGGATTATGTGGGGATACTGCTCGCAGCAGACGCGGGGTACGACCCGCGCGAGGCTGTAGCCCTGTGGGAAAGGATGGGGCAGATGTCCGGCGGTGCGCCGTCTGAATTTCTGTCTACGCATCCAAGCCACGAGACCCGCATCACTCAGCTGAAAAGATGGATGCCGGAAGCCATGGCTATTTACCAGACCAGGCCCCCAGCGCCCGCAGCGCTGTTGCCGTCTGTGCAGTAG
- the ilvB gene encoding biosynthetic-type acetolactate synthase large subunit: MKLTGAEILIECLKREGVKTIFALPGGVVLKIFDMLHQQKDIEVVLTRHEQGAGHMAEGYAKATGKAGVCLVTSGPGMTNVITALADAYMDSVPLVCFSGQVPTSLIGNDAFQEADNVGLSRPCTKYNFLVKNVAELATTIKEAFYIATTGRPGPVLVDIPKDVSMDKAEFIYPSSVSIRSYNPVYEGNKWQIKQAAEAMTKAKKPILYVGGGVVFSGASQELLELAELTHMPVDMTLMGLGAFPGEHPQSLGMLGMHGTYWANMAMHYSDLVVAIGARFDDRVTGKVSEFCPHAKVIHIDIDPTSIRKNVNVDIPIVGDCKSVLRELIQILRATVNGDQKELRRAWWNQIHEWQLANPLTYQQDTDGPIKPQYIIRRLYDLTKDRDPIVSTDVGQHQMWAAQYFKLAKPNRWLTSGGLGTMGFGFPAAMGAQAAFPGRLVLCIAGDGSIQMNMQEMATAVVHKLPVKIIILNNRFHGMVRQWQDLFYESRYASSYLETTPDFVKLAEAYGAVGLRANKPSEIDAVLKEAIAVNKPVIVDVPTYQYENVYPMIPAGGCNHEMILEDPPALKNKPTSGSQAAPKDSDTILTA; encoded by the coding sequence ATGAAGCTCACGGGTGCTGAGATCCTCATAGAATGCCTCAAACGGGAAGGCGTGAAGACGATTTTTGCGCTTCCTGGGGGTGTCGTTCTGAAGATTTTTGACATGCTTCATCAGCAGAAGGATATTGAGGTGGTTCTCACCCGTCATGAACAGGGTGCAGGCCATATGGCGGAAGGCTATGCCAAGGCGACCGGTAAGGCCGGGGTGTGTCTTGTGACTTCCGGACCCGGTATGACGAATGTCATCACCGCGTTGGCCGATGCCTACATGGATTCCGTGCCGCTGGTTTGTTTCAGCGGACAAGTGCCTACCAGTCTTATCGGAAACGATGCATTCCAAGAGGCGGACAATGTCGGTTTGAGCCGTCCCTGCACCAAGTACAACTTTCTTGTGAAAAATGTGGCCGAGTTGGCGACGACGATCAAAGAAGCTTTTTACATTGCGACGACCGGCCGTCCTGGCCCTGTGCTCGTGGATATTCCGAAAGACGTCTCTATGGATAAGGCTGAATTCATCTATCCGAGTTCCGTCTCCATCCGCAGCTACAATCCGGTGTATGAGGGGAATAAGTGGCAGATCAAGCAGGCGGCCGAGGCCATGACGAAGGCGAAGAAGCCGATACTCTACGTTGGCGGGGGCGTCGTCTTCTCGGGCGCGTCGCAGGAGTTATTGGAGTTGGCTGAACTGACTCATATGCCGGTCGACATGACCTTAATGGGTCTTGGGGCTTTCCCTGGCGAACATCCGCAGTCTTTGGGCATGTTGGGGATGCACGGGACCTATTGGGCGAATATGGCAATGCACTACTCCGACCTCGTCGTTGCCATCGGTGCGAGATTTGATGATCGTGTTACCGGAAAAGTCTCTGAGTTCTGCCCGCATGCCAAGGTCATCCACATCGATATCGATCCGACCTCGATCCGGAAGAATGTCAATGTCGATATCCCGATCGTCGGGGACTGTAAGTCCGTGCTCCGTGAGTTGATTCAGATTCTTCGTGCCACGGTGAATGGTGATCAGAAAGAGCTGCGTCGGGCCTGGTGGAATCAGATTCACGAATGGCAACTGGCAAATCCTCTGACCTACCAACAAGACACTGATGGGCCGATCAAGCCACAATATATCATCAGGCGGCTCTACGACCTGACAAAGGATCGGGACCCGATCGTGTCAACGGATGTCGGACAACACCAGATGTGGGCCGCCCAGTACTTTAAATTGGCGAAGCCGAATCGTTGGCTGACCTCGGGGGGACTTGGGACCATGGGCTTTGGGTTTCCCGCCGCTATGGGAGCTCAGGCTGCCTTTCCAGGTCGTCTGGTTCTCTGCATCGCTGGCGACGGCAGCATCCAGATGAATATGCAAGAAATGGCGACGGCAGTCGTGCATAAGCTGCCGGTCAAGATCATTATCCTCAATAACCGATTCCACGGGATGGTCCGGCAATGGCAGGACCTCTTCTATGAAAGCCGGTATGCGTCGAGTTATCTGGAGACGACGCCGGATTTTGTGAAGCTGGCAGAGGCATACGGAGCAGTCGGGCTCAGGGCCAACAAGCCGTCGGAGATCGATGCGGTCCTCAAAGAAGCGATTGCGGTGAACAAACCGGTCATTGTCGATGTGCCGACCTATCAGTATGAAAACGTCTATCCGATGATTCCTGCTGGCGGCTGCAACCATGAGATGATTTTGGAGGATCCGCCGGCCTTAAAAAATAAGCCGACAAGCGGGAGCCAAGCGGCCCCGAAAGACTCGGACACGATCCTCACGGCCTAA
- the ilvN gene encoding acetolactate synthase small subunit has product MEHIISVTVENKFGSLSRVAGLFSGRGFNIESLSVAPTLDPSMSQMTIVTSGDERIIEQIVKQLNKLIDVIKVVDLNESDFVSRETALIKVHTRPEDRAEALRIADIFRANVIDSTPATYTIEVTGDPRKIEAIINLLQPLGIKELTRTGRVAVARELIRSTGMQAKKIARE; this is encoded by the coding sequence ATGGAACACATTATTTCAGTGACGGTGGAAAATAAGTTCGGGTCGTTGTCTCGCGTCGCCGGCCTGTTCAGCGGTCGAGGATTCAACATCGAAAGCCTCTCAGTGGCGCCGACGCTTGACCCGTCTATGTCGCAGATGACCATTGTCACGTCTGGGGATGAACGGATCATCGAGCAGATCGTGAAGCAGCTCAATAAACTCATTGATGTCATTAAGGTCGTGGATCTGAACGAGAGCGATTTCGTCTCGCGGGAGACCGCCCTCATCAAAGTGCATACCCGGCCAGAAGATCGTGCTGAAGCCTTGCGGATTGCCGATATTTTTCGAGCCAACGTCATCGATTCCACGCCGGCGACATACACCATTGAGGTGACTGGAGATCCACGAAAGATCGAAGCGATCATCAATCTGTTGCAGCCTCTGGGAATCAAAGAGCTCACACGTACCGGGCGGGTTGCGGTTGCTCGCGAGTTGATTCGATCGACAGGTATGCAAGCGAAAAAGATTGCCCGCGAATAG
- the ilvC gene encoding ketol-acid reductoisomerase: protein MKIYYDKDADIQQIRSRKVAVIGYGSQGHAHALNMKESGVSVVIGLREGASWKKAEQSGLKVMPVADAVKASDVVMILAPDEAQAAIYRQDIAPNLKPGSYLAFGHGFNIHFGQIVPPPTINVFMVAPKGPGHLVRSEYTKGSGVPCLLAIHQDPNGTTKQVGLAYASAIGGGRAGVIETNFREETETDLFGEQVVLCGGLTSLIQAGYETLVEAGYSPEMAYFECLHEVKLIVDLIYQGGIANMRYSISTTAKYGDITRGPRIVTEQTKQEMKKILGEIQQGQFAKEWVLENQANRPVYNALLAKGEAHPIEEVGGRLRAMMPWLKKDQLVDKNKN from the coding sequence ATGAAGATTTACTACGACAAGGATGCCGATATTCAACAGATTCGGAGCAGAAAAGTGGCGGTGATCGGCTACGGCAGTCAGGGTCACGCCCATGCGCTCAATATGAAAGAGAGCGGTGTAAGCGTTGTCATTGGGTTGCGCGAAGGCGCTTCATGGAAGAAGGCGGAACAAAGCGGTTTGAAAGTCATGCCGGTAGCCGATGCCGTCAAGGCGTCCGACGTCGTCATGATCCTTGCGCCTGACGAAGCGCAAGCGGCCATCTATCGGCAAGATATCGCCCCGAATCTGAAGCCAGGATCCTATCTTGCCTTTGGCCACGGCTTTAATATTCACTTCGGACAGATCGTGCCGCCGCCGACGATCAATGTGTTCATGGTCGCTCCTAAAGGGCCCGGCCATCTCGTTCGATCGGAATATACGAAGGGCAGCGGGGTACCCTGCTTGCTCGCGATCCATCAGGACCCAAACGGAACAACCAAGCAGGTGGGCCTTGCCTATGCCAGTGCGATTGGGGGCGGGCGGGCCGGTGTGATCGAAACAAACTTTCGTGAAGAAACCGAAACTGATCTCTTCGGGGAACAGGTTGTGCTCTGTGGAGGACTCACGTCCCTTATTCAGGCCGGCTACGAGACGCTCGTGGAAGCCGGCTACTCTCCTGAGATGGCCTATTTCGAGTGCCTGCATGAGGTAAAATTGATCGTAGATTTGATTTACCAGGGTGGTATTGCCAACATGCGGTATTCTATCAGTACGACGGCCAAATATGGTGATATTACCCGTGGTCCTCGGATAGTGACGGAGCAGACGAAGCAGGAGATGAAGAAGATCTTGGGTGAAATCCAGCAGGGCCAGTTTGCCAAAGAGTGGGTGTTGGAGAACCAGGCGAATCGCCCAGTCTACAATGCGCTGCTGGCGAAAGGGGAAGCCCATCCTATCGAAGAAGTCGGGGGGCGGCTGCGGGCGATGATGCCCTGGCTGAAAAAGGACCAACTGGTCGACAAAAACAAGAACTGA
- a CDS encoding phosphatidylserine decarboxylase family protein: protein MADRAVGIPFAKEGIPFIGAAAGVTLLAGWLGWIIVAIGAAILTLFVSWFFRNPSRVIPQGPRLVLASGDGKVIAIEEEFEPRFIKDRSIRISIFLNVFDVHINRVPCEGIIEDVQYQPGMFLVASKPDATLRNEQNALMIRTAQGAKVLCVQVAGLIARRIVCWASPRDRAVLGERFGLIRFGSRMDTFLPIGTAVKVAVGDRVKGGETILGELP, encoded by the coding sequence GTGGCAGACCGTGCCGTTGGGATCCCGTTTGCTAAAGAAGGAATTCCCTTCATAGGGGCCGCTGCCGGCGTTACACTGCTGGCAGGGTGGCTGGGCTGGATTATCGTGGCGATCGGGGCGGCGATCCTGACCCTCTTCGTCTCCTGGTTCTTTCGCAATCCGTCCCGGGTCATCCCTCAGGGGCCTCGCCTTGTCCTGGCGTCCGGTGACGGGAAAGTGATCGCCATCGAAGAAGAGTTCGAGCCGCGATTCATTAAGGATCGCAGTATCAGGATCAGTATATTTTTGAATGTGTTCGATGTGCATATTAACCGCGTACCCTGTGAAGGGATCATTGAAGATGTGCAGTATCAACCAGGTATGTTTCTGGTTGCCAGCAAGCCGGACGCGACGTTGAGAAATGAGCAAAATGCCCTGATGATTCGGACCGCGCAGGGTGCGAAGGTGTTGTGTGTGCAGGTAGCCGGATTGATTGCCAGACGGATTGTCTGTTGGGCTTCGCCAAGAGATCGGGCGGTGCTTGGTGAACGATTCGGTTTGATTCGATTTGGATCGCGGATGGATACGTTTCTTCCTATTGGGACGGCTGTTAAGGTTGCCGTTGGCGATCGAGTCAAAGGAGGGGAAACCATCCTGGGGGAATTGCCATGA
- the pssA gene encoding CDP-diacylglycerol--serine O-phosphatidyltransferase — protein MKTTGLRQSFGKGGKQRKAAMHLIPNLFTTGNLLCGVFSMLSVFNADYMVAAVAILVAMVFDVLDGKSARLTNSTSHFGFEYDSLSDVVSFGVAPGLLIYSWALSGQGMFGMAVMFAYVAMGAVRLARFNSSAAVADGKYFTGLAIPAAAGVVASLVIFDHYSVRIGTEVKPILVLIITLTLSFLMVSTIKYRSFKDMKFRGGQQITYLVWGILALMLIAAWPQVMLFVVFAGYALLGPAERLVALLSKVAGKRPVSKTEQSVSESKF, from the coding sequence ATGAAAACCACAGGGCTTCGTCAATCGTTCGGGAAAGGTGGGAAACAGCGCAAAGCCGCCATGCACCTGATTCCGAATCTTTTTACGACAGGGAATCTATTGTGCGGTGTATTTTCGATGTTGTCCGTGTTCAATGCGGACTACATGGTCGCAGCGGTCGCAATTCTGGTGGCGATGGTTTTCGACGTGCTCGATGGAAAGTCGGCACGGTTGACGAACAGCACCAGCCATTTCGGCTTTGAATATGACTCCTTATCCGACGTGGTGTCTTTCGGGGTTGCTCCAGGTCTTTTGATCTATTCCTGGGCATTGAGCGGACAGGGTATGTTCGGTATGGCGGTGATGTTCGCCTACGTGGCGATGGGTGCAGTTCGGTTGGCCCGATTTAATTCGTCTGCGGCCGTCGCAGATGGCAAGTATTTTACCGGGTTGGCAATTCCTGCAGCGGCAGGGGTTGTAGCGTCGTTGGTGATCTTCGACCACTATAGTGTCAGAATTGGTACGGAAGTGAAGCCCATCCTCGTCCTGATTATTACACTGACCCTTTCGTTCTTGATGGTAAGCACGATCAAGTATCGGAGCTTCAAAGATATGAAATTCCGCGGCGGCCAGCAGATCACCTATCTCGTGTGGGGGATTTTGGCCCTCATGCTCATAGCCGCCTGGCCCCAAGTTATGCTCTTTGTCGTTTTTGCCGGGTATGCCTTGCTCGGTCCGGCAGAACGGCTCGTCGCACTTCTGTCTAAGGTTGCGGGAAAACGTCCGGTGTCTAAGACCGAGCAATCTGTCAGTGAATCGAAGTTCTAG
- a CDS encoding 2-isopropylmalate synthase, whose product MTRMIRIFDTTLRDGEQSPGASMNVEEKVMVAKQLARLGVDIIEAGFAYSSPGDFAAVQRIAQEVEGPTICSLARARPEDITRAWEALKGAPKVRIHTFLSTSDIHLKHQFRMTRDEAKKRAVDMVQLARGYVDNVEFSPMDASRSDPAYLYEVIEAVIAAGAGTINIPDTVGYAVPQEFGRLIRDIREQVPNSAKAVISVHCHNDLGLAVGNSLAAVFEGAGQVECTINGIGERAGNTALEEIVMGLRTRKDFYRADTQIRTEEISKTSRLVSKITGMVVQPNKAIVGANAFAHTSGIHQDGLLKDKTTYEIIRPEAIGLLESKMVMGKLSGRHAFRQRLIELGYTLSDEEVNHAFERFKKLADQKKEIYEEDLEVIVSEELAKMADRIALKSFHVASGTDQVPTATVELEIDGRTVAQTGTGDGPVDAVYRTIAALTETKSTLLMYAVKAITGGTDAQGEVSVRVQEDGRTVSGHGADTDIIMASARAYLNALNRLSFLAGKQAQGEQRVNLI is encoded by the coding sequence ATGACACGCATGATCAGAATTTTCGATACGACGTTGCGGGATGGGGAACAGTCGCCTGGGGCCAGTATGAATGTGGAAGAAAAGGTCATGGTGGCGAAGCAGTTGGCACGTTTGGGAGTTGATATCATTGAGGCCGGATTTGCGTATAGTTCGCCCGGTGATTTTGCCGCGGTGCAGCGGATCGCACAGGAGGTCGAAGGCCCAACGATTTGCAGCTTAGCGCGGGCGCGACCGGAGGATATCACTCGAGCCTGGGAGGCATTGAAAGGCGCTCCGAAGGTCCGCATTCATACGTTTCTCTCGACGTCGGATATCCACTTAAAGCACCAATTCCGGATGACGCGCGACGAGGCAAAGAAACGCGCGGTCGACATGGTGCAACTGGCGAGGGGATATGTGGACAATGTGGAGTTTTCACCTATGGATGCCAGTCGCTCCGATCCGGCCTATCTCTATGAAGTGATTGAGGCGGTGATTGCAGCAGGCGCCGGCACGATCAATATTCCCGACACGGTCGGCTACGCAGTGCCGCAAGAATTCGGGAGGCTCATTCGTGACATTCGTGAGCAAGTGCCGAACAGTGCGAAAGCGGTGATTTCCGTCCATTGCCACAACGATCTTGGGCTTGCCGTAGGTAATAGCTTGGCGGCGGTGTTCGAAGGCGCCGGCCAGGTCGAATGCACGATCAATGGAATCGGTGAACGGGCTGGGAACACGGCACTGGAAGAAATTGTCATGGGCCTTCGGACCAGGAAAGATTTCTATCGAGCCGACACGCAGATTCGCACCGAAGAGATCTCGAAGACCAGCCGATTGGTCAGCAAGATCACCGGCATGGTGGTGCAGCCGAACAAGGCGATTGTGGGGGCGAATGCCTTTGCCCATACGTCTGGGATTCACCAGGACGGGCTCCTGAAGGATAAAACCACATATGAAATCATACGGCCTGAGGCAATCGGATTGCTTGAGAGCAAGATGGTCATGGGGAAGCTTTCAGGCCGGCACGCATTTCGACAGAGGCTGATAGAGCTCGGATATACACTCTCGGACGAGGAGGTGAATCATGCGTTCGAACGGTTTAAGAAGCTGGCCGATCAAAAGAAGGAGATCTATGAAGAAGATCTCGAAGTCATCGTTTCTGAAGAGTTAGCCAAAATGGCTGATCGGATCGCGCTGAAATCATTTCATGTGGCCAGCGGGACAGATCAGGTGCCGACCGCTACGGTCGAACTTGAGATCGACGGCCGAACGGTCGCGCAGACTGGGACAGGAGATGGGCCGGTCGATGCGGTCTATCGGACGATTGCTGCCCTGACGGAGACAAAGAGCACGCTCCTCATGTATGCCGTGAAGGCCATCACTGGTGGCACTGACGCCCAGGGCGAAGTCTCAGTTCGGGTTCAGGAAGACGGCCGCACTGTCTCAGGGCATGGGGCAGATACGGACATCATCATGGCGTCGGCGCGTGCCTATCTCAACGCATTGAACAGGCTGTCGTTTCTGGCTGGAAAACAGGCGCAGGGCGAGCAGAGGGTGAACTTGATTTAG
- a CDS encoding cupin domain-containing protein, protein MVHVTLADRREFLAGDHTVLRELLHPAKQPLALRYSLAHGTLAPGGRSKWHRLRSSEVYYIIAGRGRMTVEDSVVLVEPGSVIYVPPGGKQSLENSGPAAIEFLCLVDPAWKPEDEEVLE, encoded by the coding sequence GTGGTTCATGTTACCTTGGCAGATCGAAGGGAGTTTCTGGCGGGAGACCATACAGTTCTGCGAGAGCTTCTGCATCCGGCGAAACAACCGCTTGCGCTTCGATATAGTCTGGCTCATGGGACACTAGCCCCCGGCGGCCGGTCGAAATGGCACAGGCTGAGGTCTTCAGAGGTCTACTACATTATTGCCGGCCGGGGACGAATGACCGTAGAAGACTCGGTCGTGTTGGTTGAACCAGGCTCCGTTATCTATGTGCCGCCTGGCGGTAAGCAGTCTCTGGAGAATAGTGGTCCCGCCGCTATCGAGTTTCTCTGCCTGGTCGATCCCGCTTGGAAGCCGGAGGATGAGGAAGTACTTGAGTAG